A stretch of DNA from Bacteroidales bacterium:
CCGAGCGCTGTTACATATATGAAAGGTTCTGTGTATAACAGCCTTTCGAAAGATAAGCTGAAAGCTAAGTTTGAACTGATCGATTTGAAAACAGGAAAGACCGTTATTGAATCATTTTCTGATTCTGTAAAAGGTGAATTTTTAGTTTGTTTACCTTCGGAAAACGACTATGCGCTTAATGTTTCAAAAGATGGTTATTTATTTTATTCTGAAAATTTTAATTTAACAGGCGATCATTCTAAACTGGATCCTTACCTGAAAGATATACCGTTACAGCCTATCAAAAAAGGAGAAACGGTTGTTCTGAAAAATATTTTCTTTGATACGGATAAATTTGATTTAAAGTCGGAATCAACTGCTGAGCTTGAAAAACTTTTTGGTCTTTTAAATAAAAACCCGAAAATGAAAATTGAGATCTGCGGACACACCGATAATATTGGTGATGATAAATACAATCAAACCCTTTCCGAAAACCGTGCAAAAGCCGTTTATGAATACCTGGTTACACATGGTATTGCCAAAGAAAGATTAACATATAAAGGTTATGGGGAAACGGTTCCTATTGATACAAATAATACAGAAGAAGGTCGTGCCAACAACCGCAGAACAGAATTTAAAGTAATGGATTTTCTGATGAATTAATTTTTATTACTTGTAGAAAATAAAAATTCTTTTTCTTCTTTTGTTAAACTATCGTAACCGTTTTTAGAAATCTTATCAAGGATAGCATCTATCTTCTGTTGTTTTTCTGCTCTTATCCTATTATACTCATCATCGTTAACGGGGCGTTGCTTTTTATATTCAACACGAAGTTTAGGTTTGGGTTTAAAAATATTTGTAAAGAATTTTTTTACCGGGTTTAAAAACAAGAAAAGATTTTTATTTTTTCTGATTGAAAGAATATAAATAAATCCCCATAATGCTCCGCCTAAATGAGCTATATGTCCGCCGGGGTTTTCTTTTTCTATACTTAATATATCCATTAGCACAAGAGCCATTGCGATATATTTCATTTTAATTTTACCGAAAAGGAATAAGATAACGGAATAATCAGGAATATAAACAGCAATAGCAACCAGTATAGCTAACACAGAAGCGGATGCTCCAAGCGCCATAGATGTTTTGGTAATCTCGCTGAACATAGGAAAATAATTGAATGCAAGAATATATACTGCCGCACCTGCAATCCCTCCTAAAATATAAGTGGTGAGTAATTTTTTACCGCCAAGAAACTGTTGGAACAGTGAGCCTCCGAAGTACAGCATTATCATGTTGAACAGGATGTGCATAAAATCTTCATGCAGGAACATGTATGTGAAAATGGTCCACGGTTTTTGAAGCAGGCTTTCAGGATTGGAAGGAACGGCAAACCAATCAGTAAACAGCGAATGTGTGTGTGGTATTTGGTAAAGTGATAAAATTAAACTGGAAATGTTTGCAAGAATATAAACGATGACATTTATCAAAATCAGTCTCGACAGCATATTACGGCTGAGAAAGAATTTCTTGAATTCGTCTAAAAAGTTCCTGTTGTACATGATCAGAAAAACTTATTTTTGATTCGCTTGTTCCAGAATATAATAAGTAAGAATCCGAATAGCATACCGCCAAGGTGTGCGAAATGAGCTACGTTATCACCACCACTGTTACTTACCCCAAAAAATAATTCCATGGCTCCGTAAAGAATTACAAACCATTTGGCTTTAATAGGTATGGCAAAGTAGATATATATTAATGAATTCGGGAACATCATTCCGAATGCAAGCAATAAACCGAATACCGCACCTGATGCACCTATGGTAGGTGTATGATATAGTATGTTTAAGTTTGCTGCATCAGGGTTAATGAAATTTTTTCCTTCTTGTAAATATTTATAACCATTCGTTAAAACATCACTAATTATCTCTGGTGGTAAATTAGCCTGGGCCGTTCTGATTTGAAAATAATTTACGCCCATTTGTATAAGAATAGCTCCCAGTCCTGTAATGAAATAATAAGTCATAAATCTTTTAGGTCCCCAGTAGTTTTCTAATACATTGCCAAACATCCATAGTGCAAACATGTTGAAAAAAATATGACTGAAATTAGCATGCATGAACATGTAGGTAATAAGTTGATAGGGATGGAAAAGGGGAGAACCGAAATAATGCATTCCCATTTTTTCTGTAAGATCAATACCGAATGCAGCGCCAATTCCAAGCGTAGCAAGGAAAAACAGTGCATTGATAATTAATAGATTTTTAACTACCGGTGGAAGTATCCTGAATCCTGTGGGCTGAAATTGTTGCATAATATTTTTTTTAATGTAGTTTCTTTTCCATTTCAGAAAAAGGGATTATATAAAATGTATTTTTCCCATCGGCAGTTTTATCGGGCGATGGGAAAGCAAAAAGCTGGTCAATTAAATTTTGCATTTCTTCTTGTTGTAGTATTTTCCCATGCTTTATGGATAAACTTTTTGCGAGAGCTTTAGCAATAAAAATATTTTTTTCATCGGTCGGAACATTGCCGGTGATTTTATATTGTTCAAGCAAGTTTTCAAGTATTTGTTTCGTGTTGCATTCCTGGAGGTCAGCAGGGATGCCGTTTATAACGTATGAACTTGGTCCGAATTCATCAATATCAAAACCAATGGCTTTAATGTCGTGTATGATTTCTTTTATCAGCATTGAATCGGAAGCATTAAATTCAATGACCTCTGGGAATAGCTGCTGTTGTTTTATTTGAAAGTTGTTATTATTTAAATGTGCAATAAAATGTTCGAATAAGATTTTTTCGTGGGCGTTTTGCTGATCAACAATCATGATGCCCGTTTTCAATTGCGTAATAATATACGCTGCATTGACCTGAATGAATTGTTTTCGTTTTACTTCAGGAATGATATTGTTTTTATCAGTATCTACGCTATTTTTATCCTCTCTGCTTTTTTC
This window harbors:
- a CDS encoding rhomboid family intramembrane serine protease; the protein is MLSRLILINVIVYILANISSLILSLYQIPHTHSLFTDWFAVPSNPESLLQKPWTIFTYMFLHEDFMHILFNMIMLYFGGSLFQQFLGGKKLLTTYILGGIAGAAVYILAFNYFPMFSEITKTSMALGASASVLAILVAIAVYIPDYSVILFLFGKIKMKYIAMALVLMDILSIEKENPGGHIAHLGGALWGFIYILSIRKNKNLFLFLNPVKKFFTNIFKPKPKLRVEYKKQRPVNDDEYNRIRAEKQQKIDAILDKISKNGYDSLTKEEKEFLFSTSNKN
- a CDS encoding rhomboid family intramembrane serine protease → MQQFQPTGFRILPPVVKNLLIINALFFLATLGIGAAFGIDLTEKMGMHYFGSPLFHPYQLITYMFMHANFSHIFFNMFALWMFGNVLENYWGPKRFMTYYFITGLGAILIQMGVNYFQIRTAQANLPPEIISDVLTNGYKYLQEGKNFINPDAANLNILYHTPTIGASGAVFGLLLAFGMMFPNSLIYIYFAIPIKAKWFVILYGAMELFFGVSNSGGDNVAHFAHLGGMLFGFLLIIFWNKRIKNKFF